A segment of the Candidatus Pelagisphaera phototrophica genome:
TTTCCGAAAAACCCGACCTGAGCTTGTGGCGTTATGAGTGGGTAGATGCTCGCCGCATCGCGGTTTTCAACGCCAAACAATCCCATGCCGCGGCCTGAACAACTGCTCAAGCAGGCCCCATAGATCCGCTTCCCTTCCAGTTCCTGACGGAAGACTGCAATCAATTCCTCAAGCTCTTCGCTAGCGCCCTTTCCATCGCGGATTTGAAACTGCACGGATTGCCCAACACGAGGGAACGCCCCGACCGCTAGCGAGCCCTTTGACGGATCGGCAGCCAATAGATTGCGTGCCAAAAAATCGCCCCGTTTGAATTCCTCCAAATACTCGTCGACCGCAAGCCCCACAAAAACGTGCCCTCGACTCCTCCGGTGCATCTCTTCGCCAATGCCCTGGAAAGTCTCTTCGAGAATGGTCGCGGCAGGTCGGTTGCCGATCCTCTCAAGAACGTTGCCATTGGCTTTGGTCACCGTCCAGGCATCACCGATCGGTGTGCAACCCTGCGCCGTGACGCCTAACAGCTTAACACCACCGCCAAAACCCACCGCAACGCCGCCATCAGCGATAACTGAGTCGTTCCAAATCACGGCACTTGTTCTCGCTTCGCTATCGAAATGGGCCAATCCACCGTAGATCGGGGCATTGGGGAAATCTCGCTCCCAGGACTTGATCAAGTCCTCAACACTTAAGTGTAACGGCTCAGCAAATACAATCCAACCATTTATTCCTTCGCTCCCAGGATCAAATTGCCTTCGCCAGAATCCGGGCTCATCGCATGTGATTCCCTTTTGCGACTCTTTCGCTGAAAATCCTAAATCTACGATACGCCCACCTGGGAGGCAGAAAAGCCCAAGGGCAATGCCGCCTGTCCTCTCGAACTCAAACTGATTGGAAATCACCCCATTGGAAACGCATCCCGCCAAGGTGGGTATACCCAAGGACGACCGAAGTACATCCACAATATCTTCCGCAAAATCGATCCAGTCAGAAGAAATGAATACAAGCCCCAAGTTTACCTCTCTTGGCAAAAGAGCGCGACGCAGCCTCAAGGCCCAACGCTTGAATTCCAATTTGTCCCACGGCTCGTTCCATCGATCCGCGATGCTGTAAAACGGTTCATCCACCTCAATCCTGTTGCTCGTTGATTCTCTTCGCCAAAACCAGTCGGTTGATTTTGGCATTGTGTCGCACATCCACCGGAAACGCTCGATCGAACAGGAAAGTTTTTATGTCGCTCGTAACCGATGTCTTCGCCGCTGCCTCTTGCAGATCCTCGATAAACTGGGAACGTTCCTTTTCGGTTTGAGGAAACGCGCTTTTAAGTGGCTCCACCACCATCGCCGGAATCGTGCGGCTGTTTTGCCGCAAACCAATCAGAGCCGACCGAAATACCTGAGGCACCGCATTGAAAACACCTTCACAGCAATCCGTATGGTACGTCTTGCCTCCAGATTCAACTCGCTCCGCTTTTCTGCCACAGAACCAGATTCTTCCCTGATCATCGAAATATCCCAAGTCCCCCATTCGATGCCAAATTTGTCCCCCAGAGTCGATCTTCGTCTCACGGGTTGCTTTCGACAATCCATCGTATTCCCGCGTCACGCTCGGTCCTGTGGCGACAATTTCGCCGATTTCTTCGCAGGCTGCGGGCTTCTCGAGAGCCGATGCATCCAAGGGTTCGTCACTGACCGGGATAATCTTAACTTCCACCCCCGGCAGCGGACGCCCCACACAGGTCCCTTTACCCTGGGTCGTTAAATGGGCGGATTCACCCAAGACTTCGCCATCAGAGATTGAGGAAACGGGCAGAACCTCGGTCGCTCCGTAGGGCGAATGCACCTGCCCTTGATCCAGGATTTTTCGAAACTGCCCCATGAGCGGCGGGGGAACGGACGCTCCGGCCATGAGAATTCGCTTCAAGCTAGGCAAGGTTTCCCCTCTCTCGACGCAGTAGGCCCCAATCTTCTTCCATAAAACGGGTGAGCCAAAGGAATTGGTTACTCCGCACTGCTGGATAGCTTGAACGATCTTTGCCGGGTCGACCGTCGCCGGTTTACTCGGGTTGATCTCTGGCACGACCGTCGTCATGCCCAAGGCGGGATTGAAAAGCGCAAATATAGGCAGCATAGGAAGATCCACTTCCCCTTCAGAGATTCCGTACTGCTCCCGAATCGCGGAGACCTGGGCTTCGAACATTCCGTGCTCGTAGCACACCCCCTTTGGAGGACCGGTCGAGCCGGAAGTGAACAGGATCGCGGCCAGATCGCGGGCCGTGGTTTCGGCTGCTGCAATCTCTCCCGAGCCCTTTGATAAAGGGGCTCTCGAAAGCGCTCCCCCCGCC
Coding sequences within it:
- a CDS encoding FIST signal transduction protein, with the protein product MPKSTDWFWRRESTSNRIEVDEPFYSIADRWNEPWDKLEFKRWALRLRRALLPREVNLGLVFISSDWIDFAEDIVDVLRSSLGIPTLAGCVSNGVISNQFEFERTGGIALGLFCLPGGRIVDLGFSAKESQKGITCDEPGFWRRQFDPGSEGINGWIVFAEPLHLSVEDLIKSWERDFPNAPIYGGLAHFDSEARTSAVIWNDSVIADGGVAVGFGGGVKLLGVTAQGCTPIGDAWTVTKANGNVLERIGNRPAATILEETFQGIGEEMHRRSRGHVFVGLAVDEYLEEFKRGDFLARNLLAADPSKGSLAVGAFPRVGQSVQFQIRDGKGASEELEELIAVFRQELEGKRIYGACLSSCSGRGMGLFGVENRDAASIYPLITPQAQVGFFGNGEFGPVGGRNFVHGYTSSVAVFVDV
- a CDS encoding fatty acid CoA ligase family protein yields the protein MVSNVSRYLDETAEKMGEREALKIPRGRDASGRIDYLVLSFRELTQEQDNWGRHLIRRGIGRGSRVLLMARPGLPLISLCFALFKIGAVPIVIDPGMGLRSFLSCVRRSRPDALVGISLAIWVSRIFRGSFKSLRTRVKAGGALSRAPLSKGSGEIAAAETTARDLAAILFTSGSTGPPKGVCYEHGMFEAQVSAIREQYGISEGEVDLPMLPIFALFNPALGMTTVVPEINPSKPATVDPAKIVQAIQQCGVTNSFGSPVLWKKIGAYCVERGETLPSLKRILMAGASVPPPLMGQFRKILDQGQVHSPYGATEVLPVSSISDGEVLGESAHLTTQGKGTCVGRPLPGVEVKIIPVSDEPLDASALEKPAACEEIGEIVATGPSVTREYDGLSKATRETKIDSGGQIWHRMGDLGYFDDQGRIWFCGRKAERVESGGKTYHTDCCEGVFNAVPQVFRSALIGLRQNSRTIPAMVVEPLKSAFPQTEKERSQFIEDLQEAAAKTSVTSDIKTFLFDRAFPVDVRHNAKINRLVLAKRINEQQD